A genome region from Streptomyces antimycoticus includes the following:
- a CDS encoding alcohol dehydrogenase catalytic domain-containing protein, protein MRAITHDQHGEARQVLRLSEQPPPAAPAAGQAQVRVLSRPIHPGDLTAVQGFPGESQRFATPRIPGYEGMGVIETVGEGVQDLRPGQRVAFFPVPGAWSELLTVPTDLVVPVPEGVSDETAALMLVNPLTLLALLRAVEDAQHGQAGPVVQTAAGSSVGKLVSAAALKHGIPLVNLVRSATGAQTLRQRFPGLPTISMADADWRAQVRDATGGRGAQVVLDAVGGSLTGELAGLLDDGGTLITYGQLGSGSTPLESLALTPRALTVRGVSICQWMTRTPEERAEDVAFAARLAATAPELFEVAAGYDLADFAKAIDHVRRPGKSGTVLLTNPAS, encoded by the coding sequence ATGCGTGCCATCACCCACGACCAGCACGGAGAAGCCAGGCAGGTACTCCGCCTGAGCGAGCAGCCGCCCCCTGCTGCGCCCGCAGCCGGGCAGGCGCAGGTGCGGGTGCTGTCCCGGCCGATCCACCCCGGCGACCTGACGGCAGTGCAGGGCTTTCCGGGTGAGTCGCAACGGTTCGCCACGCCACGGATTCCCGGCTATGAGGGAATGGGCGTCATCGAGACCGTCGGCGAGGGCGTGCAGGATCTGCGGCCCGGTCAGCGGGTCGCGTTCTTCCCGGTGCCGGGCGCGTGGAGCGAACTCCTCACGGTGCCGACCGATCTGGTGGTGCCGGTACCGGAGGGCGTCAGCGACGAGACCGCGGCCCTGATGCTGGTCAACCCGCTCACCCTGCTCGCCTTGCTGCGGGCGGTCGAGGACGCCCAGCACGGCCAGGCAGGTCCGGTGGTGCAGACAGCCGCCGGTTCGTCGGTGGGAAAACTGGTCAGCGCCGCAGCGCTCAAGCACGGCATCCCGTTGGTCAACCTGGTACGCAGTGCCACGGGGGCGCAGACCTTGCGTCAGCGTTTCCCCGGACTGCCGACCATCTCGATGGCCGACGCGGACTGGCGCGCTCAGGTCCGGGACGCGACCGGCGGCCGGGGGGCTCAGGTCGTACTGGACGCGGTGGGCGGATCCCTGACCGGTGAGCTGGCTGGGCTGCTCGACGACGGCGGCACGCTGATCACCTACGGACAGCTCGGTTCCGGCAGCACGCCGCTCGAGTCGCTCGCATTGACACCGCGGGCCCTGACCGTGCGGGGCGTGTCCATCTGCCAGTGGATGACCCGCACACCTGAGGAACGGGCCGAGGACGTCGCCTTCGCCGCCCGGCTGGCCGCGACCGCCCCGGAACTCTTCGAGGTCGCCGCCGGCTACGACCTCGCCGACTTCGCGAAGGCCATCGACCATGTCCGCCGCCCCGGCAAGAGCGGAACCGTCCTGCTCACCAACCCCGCATCCTGA
- a CDS encoding TetR/AcrR family transcriptional regulator: MPRITKEDKARNRQKILEAAGRMFRSQGIDAVGIAELMKEAGLTHGGFYNHFASKNDLVVEVYGASFAASLGSLARTIEDGPDQGSPPLKRVVAGYLSTAHRDAPDGGCPSASLVTDAGRHSEAVQNAYAEGVEGYLLGFAAEFVREAEEQGYELDPGEARHRAIRLLSEMVGALMLARAVRHVEPELSDEILQTGRSQALD, translated from the coding sequence ATGCCTCGGATCACCAAGGAGGACAAGGCCCGCAATCGGCAGAAAATCCTCGAAGCGGCGGGCCGCATGTTTCGCTCGCAGGGGATCGACGCGGTCGGCATCGCCGAGCTGATGAAGGAAGCCGGACTCACCCACGGCGGCTTCTACAACCACTTCGCCTCCAAGAACGACCTGGTCGTGGAGGTGTACGGCGCCTCCTTCGCCGCCTCACTCGGGAGCCTGGCCCGGACGATCGAGGACGGTCCGGACCAGGGCAGCCCTCCGCTGAAGCGGGTCGTGGCCGGATACCTGTCCACGGCGCACCGTGACGCCCCGGACGGCGGCTGCCCTTCCGCTTCCCTGGTCACCGACGCCGGACGGCACAGCGAAGCCGTGCAGAACGCGTACGCCGAAGGGGTCGAGGGTTATCTCCTCGGCTTCGCCGCCGAGTTCGTGCGCGAAGCCGAGGAGCAGGGTTACGAACTCGACCCGGGCGAGGCCCGCCACAGGGCCATCCGCCTGCTCAGCGAAATGGTCGGCGCGCTGATGCTCGCCCGGGCCGTACGCCACGTTGAACCCGAACTCTCCGACGAGATCCTGCAGACCGGCCGCAGCCAGGCCCTCGACTGA
- a CDS encoding NUDIX hydrolase: MSHPGVPPLAVDDHGNALVSFGHGPEGSPPSDAPLPAALVAIWRADRVLMVFDRFRQSWELPGGRIEAGESPRQAAARELLEETGQEPDGPLRFVGYAGFVLAPDRRAEYAALFAGHAITVCGFQTNEEIAAIRWWNLQEALPGRVQPLDVHLARLTRELGNGLSHHLPEG; the protein is encoded by the coding sequence GTGTCTCACCCCGGAGTCCCACCGCTGGCAGTCGACGATCACGGTAACGCCCTGGTCTCCTTCGGACACGGGCCGGAAGGCTCGCCACCGTCTGACGCGCCGTTGCCAGCGGCGTTGGTCGCCATCTGGCGCGCCGATCGTGTCCTCATGGTTTTCGATCGTTTCCGCCAGTCGTGGGAGCTACCCGGTGGCCGTATCGAGGCAGGCGAATCCCCTCGTCAGGCAGCCGCACGCGAACTGCTGGAGGAGACTGGCCAGGAGCCCGACGGACCTTTGCGCTTCGTCGGCTACGCAGGGTTCGTGCTCGCCCCCGATCGGCGAGCTGAGTACGCGGCACTGTTCGCCGGCCATGCCATCACCGTCTGCGGCTTCCAAACCAACGAGGAGATCGCGGCCATCCGCTGGTGGAACCTCCAGGAAGCCCTGCCTGGACGTGTCCAACCCCTGGACGTCCACCTCGCCCGACTCACACGAGAGCTGGGCAATGGCCTCTCCCACCATCTACCGGAAGGTTAA
- a CDS encoding carboxylesterase family protein: protein MATAPSRTSPAPHHTPDRQPALGTAPPSTPWPGTRNATRPASPSPQPPGEVPGGSTSEDCLHLNVTTPDTAAPARQARPQPVIVWPHGGGFTTGAGSSCAGASGTGNTPSYSAGSAKTQVRAF, encoded by the coding sequence ATGGCTACCGCACCTTCGAGAACATCCCCTGCGCCGCACCACACCCCCGACCGGCAGCCTGCGCTGGGCACCGCCCCGCCCTCCACCCCATGGCCCGGGACACGGAACGCGACCCGGCCCGCGAGCCCCTCCCCGCAGCCGCCCGGTGAGGTCCCCGGCGGCAGTACCAGCGAGGACTGCCTCCACCTGAACGTCACCACACCCGACACTGCGGCACCGGCACGCCAGGCACGCCCCCAGCCAGTGATCGTGTGGCCGCACGGCGGCGGCTTCACCACCGGAGCGGGCAGCTCCTGCGCGGGAGCCAGCGGTACTGGCAACACGCCCAGCTACTCCGCAGGTTCCGCGAAGACACAGGTACGAGCGTTTTAG
- a CDS encoding helix-turn-helix domain-containing protein — protein MNRERVDRAKVLLETTDHGTTDKAAMVGFGSAETLRRNFRKNVGVTTVNYRAQYRAENTGAR, from the coding sequence ATTAATCGGGAACGAGTCGACCGGGCAAAAGTCCTACTGGAAACCACGGATCACGGAACAACCGACAAAGCCGCAATGGTCGGCTTTGGGTCAGCCGAAACACTACGCCGTAACTTCCGTAAGAACGTTGGCGTAACGACCGTCAACTACCGAGCTCAATACCGTGCGGAAAACACAGGCGCCCGCTAG
- a CDS encoding type III polyketide synthase, translating to MTAYLCPPAVIHGENAVETSQILAEVRDRHPDAPWLPRIDTIAASTGITSRRWMVPLETAVAPAGGSGLRTPGPVPAREALARDGFTEQDVERVIAALEAIPAPQTVEERTAPAWAAVREYGERAARGALQIAGLDPADVDCLITSNSTTPALPGLDVALANRLPLHSDTLLLPATQWACIAGTRCLALAADLVADDPDRVVLVVISEALSTTYQPADDSLESLIVRLLFADTAVAAVVTGRPRPESVLRLDAAWHHTLPGTQDLHRLETRADGTHFVMDRRGPRAVQDTVTAMWEWLRLRHQDDDRPWRPDLLLAHPGGTRVLEYMEQTMPDAWPPGLLAHSRDSYTSGNRGGAAVFDILRRAHDAGQKAGSRTVLYAAAPGLTATAVEGAWL from the coding sequence TTGACCGCTTACCTGTGCCCTCCTGCGGTGATACATGGTGAGAACGCCGTCGAGACCAGCCAGATCCTGGCGGAAGTGCGTGACCGGCACCCCGATGCGCCGTGGCTGCCGCGGATCGACACCATCGCCGCCAGCACGGGCATCACTTCCCGCAGGTGGATGGTGCCGCTGGAGACCGCGGTCGCGCCCGCCGGCGGGAGCGGCCTGCGCACCCCCGGCCCCGTACCGGCCCGGGAGGCCCTGGCCCGCGACGGATTCACCGAGCAGGACGTGGAACGCGTGATCGCCGCTCTGGAAGCGATACCTGCACCTCAGACCGTTGAAGAGCGCACCGCGCCGGCCTGGGCGGCCGTGCGGGAGTACGGCGAGCGAGCCGCACGCGGAGCCTTGCAGATCGCCGGACTGGACCCCGCCGACGTCGACTGCCTGATCACCAGCAACTCCACCACCCCGGCACTGCCAGGCCTTGACGTGGCGCTGGCCAACCGACTCCCGCTGCACAGTGACACGCTGCTCCTCCCGGCCACGCAGTGGGCCTGCATCGCCGGGACCCGGTGCCTGGCACTGGCCGCCGATCTGGTGGCCGACGATCCGGACCGAGTGGTCCTGGTCGTCATATCCGAGGCGCTGAGCACCACCTACCAGCCGGCGGACGACAGCCTGGAGTCCTTGATCGTTCGCCTGCTGTTCGCCGACACCGCAGTCGCAGCCGTGGTCACCGGCCGCCCCCGTCCGGAGTCCGTACTGCGACTGGACGCGGCCTGGCACCACACCCTGCCTGGCACCCAGGACCTGCACCGGCTGGAGACGCGCGCCGACGGCACGCACTTCGTGATGGACCGGCGCGGGCCGCGCGCTGTGCAGGACACGGTCACCGCGATGTGGGAGTGGCTGCGCCTGCGCCACCAGGACGATGACCGCCCCTGGCGTCCCGATCTGCTGCTCGCGCACCCTGGCGGGACCCGGGTGCTGGAGTACATGGAGCAGACCATGCCCGACGCATGGCCGCCTGGGCTTCTGGCTCACAGCCGGGACAGCTACACCAGCGGAAACCGCGGCGGTGCCGCCGTCTTCGACATTCTGCGGCGCGCACACGACGCCGGCCAGAAGGCAGGGAGCCGCACGGTGCTGTACGCGGCGGCGCCGGGGCTCACGGCCACGGCCGTCGAAGGGGCGTGGCTGTAG
- a CDS encoding SDR family NAD(P)-dependent oxidoreductase codes for MTLTTTSFGMRATAAEVLDGVDLSGRRMIVTGGSSGLGVETVRALAGAGAQVTIATRNPAAADALVKEFPGTRAVAVDLADLASVRAFCDAWSGPLDGLLANAGVMLLPTYQVNAQGWEMQLATNYLGHFALAVGLRTALQAAENPRVVVVSSGAQLRAGFDFDDPQFERRPYDPFVAYAQSKTADVLLAVGISRRWAEHGIAANACAPGWIHTNLARHVDQATMQALGAIDADGNLVTPDYYKTPAQGAATTVLLAASPLLDGVTGRYFEDNQESEVVDGGPDVMAGVAKWSVDPSAADRLWDYALPVVR; via the coding sequence ATGACGCTGACAACCACTTCGTTCGGGATGCGGGCCACCGCCGCTGAGGTGCTCGATGGAGTCGATCTGAGCGGGCGCCGGATGATCGTCACCGGAGGGTCCTCCGGTCTCGGCGTCGAGACTGTGCGCGCGCTCGCCGGTGCGGGAGCGCAGGTGACCATCGCCACCCGGAATCCTGCTGCCGCCGATGCGCTGGTCAAGGAGTTCCCGGGAACGCGGGCCGTCGCAGTCGACCTTGCCGACCTGGCTTCCGTCCGTGCCTTCTGTGATGCCTGGAGCGGCCCCCTCGACGGCCTCCTCGCCAACGCCGGCGTGATGTTGCTCCCGACCTATCAGGTCAATGCACAGGGTTGGGAGATGCAGCTCGCCACCAACTACCTCGGCCACTTCGCCCTGGCTGTCGGCCTGCGTACTGCTCTGCAGGCGGCCGAGAACCCGCGCGTGGTCGTGGTCAGCTCCGGGGCCCAGTTGCGCGCGGGGTTCGACTTCGACGACCCGCAGTTTGAGCGACGCCCCTACGACCCGTTCGTCGCCTACGCGCAGTCGAAGACCGCCGATGTGCTGCTCGCCGTCGGAATCAGCCGTCGGTGGGCCGAACACGGCATCGCCGCCAACGCCTGCGCGCCGGGGTGGATCCACACCAACCTGGCACGCCACGTCGACCAGGCGACCATGCAGGCCCTCGGTGCCATCGACGCGGACGGCAACCTTGTCACCCCCGACTACTACAAGACCCCGGCCCAGGGCGCCGCCACCACGGTGCTGCTGGCCGCGTCGCCGCTCCTCGACGGCGTGACAGGACGGTACTTCGAGGACAACCAGGAATCGGAGGTTGTCGACGGGGGCCCCGACGTGATGGCGGGCGTCGCGAAGTGGTCGGTTGACCCCAGCGCCGCGGACCGGCTGTGGGACTATGCCCTTCCCGTGGTGCGCTGA
- a CDS encoding TetR/AcrR family transcriptional regulator — protein MRPVTRRQADHYAARSATTRAQVMSALERLLDSGEAFSDITVQQLLEKAGVSRATFYAHFQSKSDVLVRLTDDLRESLLTLARQWDPAAGEDGADRFARFFEEVIRIHRAHQGVITAVREAASYDSAVSDFYTANLESFEETTLRTILSEQAAGSATADLDAVSASRIIAWGGAQAIAHHIQVDDGSRDAVFARELARIWWHGAYRRPPEPNNVRGPIES, from the coding sequence ATGAGACCCGTTACCCGACGCCAGGCCGACCACTATGCCGCGCGTTCGGCCACGACCCGGGCGCAGGTGATGTCCGCCCTGGAGCGGCTGCTCGATTCCGGCGAGGCTTTCTCCGATATCACCGTCCAGCAGCTCCTGGAGAAGGCGGGGGTGTCCCGGGCCACGTTCTACGCGCACTTCCAGAGCAAATCGGACGTCCTGGTACGGCTCACAGACGATCTGCGGGAGTCACTGCTGACGCTGGCACGGCAGTGGGACCCGGCCGCCGGAGAGGACGGGGCCGACCGGTTCGCTCGGTTCTTCGAGGAAGTAATCAGGATCCACCGCGCCCATCAGGGCGTGATCACCGCGGTCCGGGAAGCGGCGTCCTACGACTCCGCGGTGAGCGATTTCTATACCGCGAACCTCGAAAGTTTCGAGGAGACGACGCTGCGGACCATACTGTCCGAACAGGCGGCCGGCTCAGCGACGGCCGACCTCGATGCCGTGTCCGCGAGCCGGATCATCGCCTGGGGCGGCGCCCAGGCGATCGCGCACCACATCCAAGTCGACGACGGCAGCCGTGACGCCGTCTTCGCCCGCGAACTCGCCCGGATCTGGTGGCACGGCGCCTACCGTCGCCCACCCGAGCCCAACAATGTACGAGGCCCGATTGAGTCCTGA
- a CDS encoding PDR/VanB family oxidoreductase gives MNAETELELVVAAAAEAAADVRLLELRSPDGAKLPAWSAGAHIDLLLDDGLVRQYSLCGDPADRGRWQVAVLREPESRGGSAHVHDKLGAGDPVTARGPRNHFELEPAAAYVFVAGGIGITPILPMLATADAAGADWRLYYGGRTRGSMAFVDDLVARHGDGVVVCPQDETGLLDLDRIVAGRPAGALLYSCGPAPLLDALEAACATLPAGTLRTERFTALEADPDAVSAGFEVELADSGQVLRVPADKSILDVLEEAGIEILSSCREGTCGTCETGVRSGAIDHRDALLTADERAANDVMFVCVSRAAPNCPRLVLDR, from the coding sequence GTGAACGCCGAGACCGAGCTGGAGCTGGTCGTCGCGGCCGCCGCGGAGGCTGCCGCGGACGTTCGGCTCCTCGAACTGCGCAGCCCCGACGGGGCCAAGCTGCCGGCCTGGTCCGCTGGGGCCCACATCGACCTGCTGCTCGACGACGGGCTGGTACGCCAGTACTCGCTGTGCGGCGACCCGGCCGACCGCGGCCGCTGGCAGGTGGCCGTACTGCGCGAGCCGGAAAGCCGCGGCGGGTCGGCGCACGTCCACGACAAGCTCGGCGCGGGCGACCCGGTCACGGCACGCGGTCCGCGCAACCACTTCGAGCTGGAGCCGGCGGCGGCGTACGTCTTCGTGGCGGGCGGCATCGGCATCACGCCGATCCTCCCAATGCTCGCCACAGCCGACGCCGCCGGCGCCGATTGGCGGCTCTACTACGGTGGCCGCACCCGGGGCTCGATGGCCTTCGTGGACGACCTTGTGGCGCGCCACGGCGACGGCGTTGTCGTCTGCCCGCAGGACGAGACCGGACTTCTCGACCTGGACCGGATCGTCGCCGGCCGTCCGGCCGGTGCGCTGCTCTACTCCTGCGGACCGGCGCCGCTCCTCGACGCCCTGGAGGCCGCGTGCGCGACCCTGCCGGCCGGCACGCTGCGAACCGAACGGTTCACGGCGCTCGAGGCCGACCCGGACGCCGTATCCGCGGGTTTCGAGGTCGAGCTGGCCGACTCCGGACAGGTTCTGCGGGTGCCGGCCGACAAGTCGATCCTCGACGTGCTGGAGGAGGCCGGAATCGAGATCCTCTCCTCCTGCCGGGAAGGTACCTGCGGCACCTGCGAGACCGGCGTCCGGTCGGGCGCGATCGACCACCGCGACGCATTGCTGACGGCCGACGAGCGAGCGGCCAACGATGTGATGTTCGTCTGCGTCTCGCGCGCCGCTCCCAACTGTCCGAGGCTGGTCCTCGACCGCTGA
- a CDS encoding aromatic ring-hydroxylating dioxygenase subunit alpha, whose product MPSWPLNQWYVAAYSEEIGDGLLGRTICGEPLVFYRTGEGDVVALADRCVHRRYPLSRSHLKDDQIVCGYHGFTYDKTGVCVAAPAQKRIPRTARVPAWTVREQDSLVWVWIGDQGLADTARIPRAPWLDSPDYTVVRGMEPLKARYSLLVDNLMDLSHETYLHGGYIGTPEVAETPITTEVDEDANVVYVSRHMDDAECPPFYSKSTGIEGRITRWQDVEYYAPCLYLLHSRISPAGILSPEEGPDDQAFHVEVTYGITPSTEHETLDFWMVSRDFALDDEKVTEFLATNNHTVVMQDVVALDLLEEVLESEKENYQELSINIDTGGLAARRILAKLVARGEGKTAEAKTVAAP is encoded by the coding sequence ATGCCCAGTTGGCCCTTGAACCAGTGGTACGTCGCCGCGTACAGCGAAGAGATCGGCGACGGCCTGCTCGGCCGCACGATCTGCGGAGAGCCACTCGTCTTCTACCGGACCGGCGAAGGCGACGTTGTCGCGCTGGCCGACCGGTGCGTGCACCGCCGATACCCGCTGTCGCGCAGCCACCTCAAGGACGACCAGATCGTCTGTGGCTACCACGGCTTCACCTACGACAAGACCGGCGTGTGCGTCGCCGCGCCGGCCCAGAAGCGGATCCCGCGCACGGCCCGCGTCCCCGCCTGGACCGTCCGCGAGCAGGACTCGCTGGTGTGGGTCTGGATCGGTGACCAGGGACTGGCCGACACCGCGCGCATCCCACGGGCACCATGGCTGGACTCACCGGACTACACGGTCGTCCGCGGCATGGAGCCGCTCAAGGCGCGCTACAGCTTGCTGGTCGACAACCTGATGGACCTCTCCCACGAGACCTACCTGCACGGCGGCTACATCGGCACGCCGGAGGTCGCCGAGACGCCGATCACGACCGAGGTCGACGAGGACGCCAACGTCGTCTACGTGAGCCGACACATGGACGACGCCGAGTGCCCGCCGTTCTACTCCAAGTCCACGGGCATCGAGGGTCGGATCACCCGCTGGCAGGACGTCGAGTATTACGCGCCGTGCCTCTATCTGCTGCACAGCCGGATCTCTCCGGCCGGCATCCTCTCGCCGGAGGAGGGCCCGGACGACCAGGCATTCCATGTCGAGGTGACCTACGGGATCACCCCCTCGACCGAGCACGAGACCCTCGACTTCTGGATGGTCTCGCGTGACTTCGCGCTCGACGACGAGAAGGTCACCGAGTTCCTCGCGACCAACAACCACACGGTGGTCATGCAGGATGTCGTCGCCCTCGACCTGCTCGAAGAGGTCCTCGAGAGCGAGAAGGAGAACTACCAGGAGCTGTCGATCAACATCGACACCGGCGGCCTGGCCGCCCGTCGGATCCTCGCCAAACTGGTCGCCCGGGGTGAGGGGAAGACGGCCGAAGCGAAGACGGTGGCCGCACCGTGA
- a CDS encoding IclR family transcriptional regulator, translating to MPGKNAATGGRDARSLSVRTLDVLGAFGAARPRLTLSELSRASGLSLTTTHRIVTDLVEWGALEEADGGYQVGLRLWEAACAAPRGLALRETALPAMEDLYEATHENAQLAVREGLEVVYVERITGRGAVRVLTKVGGRFALPATGVGLVLLAHAPREVHERVLAEPLRRWTPYTVTDPAVLRKMLAEVRCAGTALSDRQVTEDAFSVACPVRGVGGEVVAALSVVVRSDGPLTPKALAPAVQGASRSISRALGWEPARPAGGRRLLGAS from the coding sequence ATGCCTGGTAAGAACGCCGCGACGGGCGGACGCGACGCCCGTTCCCTCAGCGTCCGCACGCTCGACGTACTGGGGGCCTTCGGTGCCGCCCGGCCGCGGCTCACTCTCTCGGAGCTGTCCCGCGCGAGCGGCCTCTCGCTGACGACCACCCACCGCATCGTCACCGACCTCGTCGAGTGGGGTGCGCTGGAAGAGGCCGACGGCGGCTACCAGGTCGGGCTCCGGCTCTGGGAGGCGGCGTGCGCGGCGCCCCGCGGGCTCGCGCTGCGGGAGACCGCGCTGCCGGCGATGGAGGACCTCTACGAGGCGACCCATGAGAACGCGCAGCTGGCCGTGCGCGAGGGGCTCGAGGTCGTCTACGTGGAGCGCATCACCGGCCGTGGTGCGGTCCGGGTTCTCACCAAGGTCGGTGGGCGCTTCGCCCTTCCGGCCACCGGCGTCGGACTGGTGCTGCTGGCCCATGCGCCTCGGGAGGTTCACGAGCGGGTGCTGGCCGAGCCGTTGCGGCGCTGGACGCCGTACACCGTCACCGACCCCGCGGTGCTCCGCAAAATGCTCGCCGAAGTGCGGTGTGCCGGGACAGCCCTCAGCGACCGCCAGGTGACCGAGGACGCGTTCTCGGTCGCTTGCCCGGTGCGTGGCGTGGGCGGTGAGGTGGTGGCGGCGCTCTCCGTCGTGGTGCGCTCCGACGGCCCCCTCACTCCGAAAGCACTGGCCCCCGCCGTACAGGGGGCGAGCCGCAGCATCTCCCGGGCCCTGGGCTGGGAGCCGGCCCGGCCGGCCGGTGGCCGACGTCTGCTGGGCGCGAGCTGA
- a CDS encoding aconitase X swivel domain-containing protein translates to MTSVAETRLVLRGRGIVPGRVEGRALVSHETISGWGGIDPATGTIIERRHELYGVCFTGKVLVFPGAKGSSGWSGFFQSTRLMGTAPLAMVFTNLTTKAALGAIVTRVPTVTEFDDDPVARIATGDRVEVDADNGLVVVYGPRPGHPR, encoded by the coding sequence ATGACCAGCGTCGCGGAGACCCGGCTCGTGCTCCGCGGCCGCGGCATCGTCCCGGGGCGCGTCGAGGGCCGGGCCCTGGTCTCCCACGAGACCATCTCCGGCTGGGGCGGGATCGATCCGGCCACCGGCACCATCATCGAGCGCAGGCACGAGCTCTACGGTGTCTGCTTCACCGGCAAGGTGCTGGTCTTCCCGGGGGCGAAGGGTTCCTCGGGCTGGTCCGGCTTCTTCCAGTCGACCCGTCTGATGGGCACCGCGCCGCTGGCGATGGTCTTCACCAACCTGACCACGAAGGCTGCCCTCGGCGCGATCGTGACCCGCGTCCCCACAGTGACCGAGTTCGACGACGACCCGGTCGCCAGGATCGCGACCGGCGACCGGGTCGAGGTCGACGCCGACAACGGGCTGGTGGTCGTGTACGGACCGCGGCCAGGTCATCCGCGGTGA
- a CDS encoding aconitase X produces the protein MVALTDEEKAMRDGRDGDAVAAAMDLLIRYADALGAAHLCETRNVAGTNTQPSPAKTQLFEEGGWSKAFAVISLDCDDDIEVPRMKVPTCQLQHGFGDDALGIMPYSERNIELQADAESFYSSKGVNVLATCTPYQVGNLPTYGEHIAWMESSAVVYANSVLGARTNCEGGASTGSASITGRIPCWGNHLVENRYGTHLIESGLRMTGFQDWGMFGYFVGDAVQEARPVMVGDLGQPDLADLKHFGAAAASSGGVEMYHIPGRTPDAPTLEAAFGAAAPPEPLRYGEAERSAIYDSLNSIGNSEDVDFVLIGCPHASLEQIGRVARALEGRTLSAGTELWVMTPRALRAVSDRNGWTATIERAGGRVLTDSCPAMSRVAPTGTKVFATDSAKQAHYLPAILGIEAWFGTTEECVDAAVTGRWRGSLAPAAVVR, from the coding sequence ATGGTCGCTCTGACCGACGAAGAAAAGGCCATGCGCGACGGCCGGGACGGCGATGCCGTCGCGGCGGCGATGGACCTGCTCATCAGATACGCCGACGCACTCGGTGCCGCGCACCTGTGCGAGACCCGCAATGTGGCGGGGACCAACACCCAGCCCTCGCCCGCCAAGACGCAGCTGTTCGAGGAGGGCGGCTGGTCGAAGGCGTTCGCGGTGATCAGCCTCGACTGCGACGACGACATCGAGGTGCCGCGGATGAAGGTGCCGACCTGCCAGCTCCAGCACGGCTTCGGCGACGACGCGCTGGGGATCATGCCGTACTCCGAGCGCAACATCGAGCTCCAGGCCGACGCCGAGTCGTTCTACAGCTCCAAGGGCGTCAATGTCCTGGCCACATGCACGCCCTACCAGGTGGGCAATCTGCCGACCTACGGCGAGCACATCGCCTGGATGGAGTCCTCGGCGGTGGTCTACGCCAACTCGGTCCTCGGCGCGCGCACCAACTGCGAAGGGGGCGCCTCGACCGGGTCGGCGAGCATCACCGGCCGGATCCCCTGCTGGGGCAACCACCTGGTGGAAAACCGCTACGGCACCCATCTGATCGAATCCGGGCTGCGGATGACCGGCTTTCAGGACTGGGGCATGTTCGGCTACTTCGTCGGCGACGCGGTCCAGGAGGCGCGGCCGGTCATGGTCGGCGACCTCGGTCAACCCGACCTGGCGGACCTGAAGCACTTCGGGGCGGCCGCCGCCTCCTCGGGCGGCGTCGAGATGTACCACATCCCGGGACGCACCCCCGATGCGCCGACACTGGAGGCGGCCTTCGGCGCCGCCGCCCCGCCCGAGCCGCTGCGCTACGGCGAGGCCGAGCGCAGCGCGATCTACGACTCGCTCAACTCCATCGGGAACAGTGAGGATGTCGACTTCGTGCTGATCGGCTGCCCGCATGCCTCGCTCGAACAGATCGGCCGGGTCGCACGGGCGCTCGAAGGACGTACGCTGTCGGCCGGGACCGAACTGTGGGTCATGACGCCGCGCGCGCTGCGTGCCGTCTCGGACCGCAACGGGTGGACAGCCACCATCGAGCGCGCCGGGGGCCGGGTCCTGACCGACTCCTGCCCGGCCATGTCGCGGGTCGCGCCCACGGGCACCAAGGTGTTCGCCACGGACTCGGCCAAGCAGGCGCACTACCTGCCGGCGATCCTCGGCATCGAGGCCTGGTTCGGCACCACCGAGGAGTGTGTCGATGCCGCCGTGACCGGTCGTTGGCGTGGTTCGCTGGCCCCCGCGGCGGTGGTCCGATGA